In one window of Myxocyprinus asiaticus isolate MX2 ecotype Aquarium Trade chromosome 43, UBuf_Myxa_2, whole genome shotgun sequence DNA:
- the LOC127433233 gene encoding CD209 antigen-like — MSDVYYDDVIRFQSQGMDRVREEMMVDIYESADSVRDHNFRTETDSNTNTQQPLQNTGSECVRNRSSRAATVCLGLLCVLLMVAVIVLCVQLNTNIHQCQIKSKNLTEERDQLLTTINYLKSEKDQLEFKIQNMTKEKKDQSSEHLNQDKEDMWKHLHEMKDGWIYYQFSVYYISSEMKSWSESRRYCTERGADLMIINNTGTNDDIIVLLLYNVSFQDFVINISGGNQVWIGLTDSDEEGTWKWVNGSTLTSGFWRNGEPNGYVKENCALIQSSRWHDYPCNNAYKWICEKSIIRPKTVM; from the exons ATGTCTGATGTTTATTACGACGATGTGATCAGGTTTCAGTCTCAAGGAATGGACAGAGTGAGAGAAGAGATGATGGTGGATATCTATGAGAGTGCAGATTCTGTGAGAGATCATAACTTCAGGACAGAAACAGACTCcaatacaaacacacaacaacCACTTCAGAATACAG GAAGTgagtgtgtgaggaacaggagCTCCAGAGCAGCTACAGTGTGTTTGGGGCTGCTGTGTGTTCTTCTGATGGTTGCAGTCATAGTCCTGTGTGTCCAACTCAATACAAACATTCACCAGTGTCAAATCAAGAGCAAAAACCTCACAGAAGAGAGAGACCAGCTACTAACCACGATCAATTATCTAAAATCAGAGAAGGACCAGTTAGAATTCAAGATCCAAAACAtgacaaaagaaaagaaagatcAGTCAAGTGAACATTTAAACCAGGACAAAGAAGACATGTGGAAGCATCTTCATGAAATGAAAG ACGGATGGATTTATTATCAATTCAGTGTTTACTATATTTCCTCTGAGATGAAGAGCTGGAGTGAAAGCAGAAGATACTGTACAGAGAGAGGAGCAGATCTGATGATCATAAACAACACAGGAACAA ATGACGATATAATTGTATTGTTGTTATATAATGTGTCATTTCAggattttgttattaatatttctgGTGGTAACCAAGTCTGGATTGGTCTGACTGACAGTGATGAAGAAGGCACATGGAAATGGGTGAATGGCAGCACACTGACCTCTGG ATTCTGGAGGAATGGAGAACCCAATGGCTATGTAAAAGAGAACTGTGCTCTAATTCAGTCATCACGGTGGCATGATTATCCATGTAATAATGCTTATAAATGGATCTGTGAAAAGAGCATTATAAGACCAAAGACTGTCATGTAG